One segment of Marvinbryantia formatexigens DSM 14469 DNA contains the following:
- a CDS encoding sugar transferase produces the protein MYRKKPNGWLRFWDFMLIDLVCIQLSLLITCSFYTELSGGWQNILYLRIAVVAGMVHFFVVFMTSNYQNVMRQGYYKELVAVIQHTVLVTGSTVLCLYLMKCLQNYRRSIFLVNGILQILFCYTGHVLRKINLQKRRGLNRGSASVLLISRNESADEFVKLVLKNNLKEDIYICGIAILDASRIGGRIENIPIVADRESTTGYLQNHWVDEVFFNKDVLLNEKKAVDNIFDVCMEMGLTVHTQLVTENVMADYIVERFAGDIVLTYGLKLVSTKQLFLKRCMDIVGGMIGCILTGILYLILAPLIKRKSPGPAIFSQIRVGKNGKYFRIYKFRSMYMDAEERKKEFFAQNKMKDERMFKMTDDPRVIKGIGNFIRKTSLDEFPQFWNVLKGDMSLVGTRPPTKDEWEKYELHHKQRMSIKPGITGMWQVNGRSEITDFEEVVKLDTAYIMNWNLGMDIKILLKTLYVVIKRCGAE, from the coding sequence GTGTATCGAAAGAAACCAAATGGATGGCTGCGTTTCTGGGATTTTATGCTTATTGATCTTGTATGTATTCAGCTCTCTTTGCTGATAACCTGCAGCTTTTACACGGAGCTTTCCGGAGGCTGGCAGAATATACTTTATCTGAGGATTGCGGTTGTTGCAGGAATGGTACATTTTTTTGTGGTTTTTATGACAAGCAATTATCAGAATGTAATGAGACAAGGTTATTATAAGGAACTTGTAGCTGTTATTCAGCACACAGTCCTGGTAACGGGCAGCACAGTATTGTGCCTTTATCTGATGAAATGTTTGCAGAATTACCGGAGAAGTATTTTTCTGGTAAACGGAATCCTGCAGATACTATTTTGCTATACGGGACATGTCCTGCGAAAAATTAATCTGCAGAAGCGGCGCGGTCTCAACCGCGGCAGCGCTTCTGTTCTTCTGATATCCAGGAATGAATCAGCGGATGAATTTGTGAAGCTGGTGCTGAAAAATAATCTGAAAGAAGATATTTATATTTGCGGAATTGCCATACTGGATGCGAGCCGGATTGGCGGGAGAATAGAGAACATTCCGATTGTTGCAGACCGGGAGAGCACAACAGGTTATCTGCAAAATCATTGGGTAGACGAAGTGTTCTTTAATAAGGATGTACTGCTAAATGAAAAAAAGGCTGTGGATAATATATTTGACGTCTGCATGGAAATGGGGCTGACCGTACATACCCAGCTTGTGACAGAGAATGTGATGGCGGATTACATAGTAGAACGCTTTGCGGGAGACATTGTGCTGACCTACGGTTTGAAACTTGTCAGCACGAAACAGCTTTTTCTTAAGAGGTGTATGGATATTGTCGGAGGAATGATAGGCTGTATATTGACCGGTATATTATATTTGATACTTGCGCCGCTGATAAAGCGGAAATCACCGGGACCGGCAATTTTTTCGCAGATTCGCGTGGGAAAAAACGGAAAATATTTCCGCATTTATAAATTTCGAAGTATGTATATGGATGCAGAAGAGCGGAAAAAGGAGTTCTTTGCGCAAAACAAAATGAAAGATGAACGGATGTTTAAAATGACGGATGATCCCCGTGTAATAAAGGGAATCGGGAATTTTATCAGAAAAACTTCTCTGGATGAATTTCCACAGTTCTGGAATGTGCTGAAGGGAGATATGAGTCTGGTAGGGACAAGACCTCCGACAAAAGACGAATGGGAAAAATATGAGCTGCACCATAAGCAGCGTATGTCTATTAAACCAGGAATTACCGGCATGTGGCAGGTAAACGGCAGAAGTGAAATTACTGATTTTGAGGAGGTTGTAAAGCTGGATACTGCTTATATCATGAACTGGAATCTGGGGATGGACATTAAAATACTTTTAAAAACGCTGTATGTTGTGATCAAACGGTGCGGAGCAGAGTAA
- a CDS encoding glycosyltransferase family 2 protein, which yields MATVSVLIPVYNMETYIRQCLDSVLAQTYTDFEVIICDDGSVDSGGMLCDKYAERDTRITVFHKQNEGILKTRRFLLERAKGTFVLWVDADDWIEEDLLKKTVECAWNTGSDVVMFGYCKVTDAGEKIKYATDAYPNYSIYRGKTLHRIYRDFVSSSELNYLWQKLIARKLFSDEDTEDPFGHKYVSGEDKLLLIPVFSKAKCISYIAEPLYFYRMSQSGSGRNFKLNYFSDSIQVGKRVLCFLKTVHADTEENRAKYYTGYLLSMTRALESAVHSCRFDTALLKKTFRQVYESEFYQTAKKYEYRFSGSLLDRIVYALFRRQYFGMLIYLLRFEKRLLDICRTGENV from the coding sequence GTGGCGACGGTCAGTGTACTGATTCCTGTATATAATATGGAAACATATATCCGCCAGTGCCTGGATTCTGTGCTCGCCCAGACCTATACGGATTTCGAAGTGATTATTTGTGATGACGGTTCTGTTGATTCCGGTGGAATGCTGTGCGATAAGTACGCAGAAAGAGATACCCGGATTACCGTATTTCATAAACAGAATGAGGGGATATTGAAAACGCGCAGATTTCTGCTGGAGCGCGCGAAGGGAACCTTTGTATTATGGGTGGATGCGGATGACTGGATAGAGGAGGATTTATTAAAAAAGACAGTAGAATGCGCTTGGAACACTGGCAGCGATGTTGTGATGTTCGGATATTGTAAGGTGACGGACGCCGGAGAAAAAATAAAATACGCTACCGATGCTTATCCTAATTACAGCATTTACAGAGGGAAAACGCTGCACAGGATTTACCGTGACTTTGTATCCTCTTCAGAGCTGAATTATTTGTGGCAGAAGCTGATTGCAAGAAAATTGTTTTCTGATGAAGATACAGAGGATCCTTTCGGGCATAAGTATGTCAGCGGAGAGGACAAGCTTTTGCTAATTCCCGTTTTTAGTAAGGCAAAGTGTATTTCCTATATAGCGGAACCTCTTTATTTTTACCGCATGAGCCAGTCCGGTTCCGGAAGAAATTTTAAGCTAAACTATTTTTCAGATTCTATTCAGGTAGGAAAGCGTGTGCTTTGCTTTTTAAAAACGGTTCATGCGGACACTGAAGAAAACCGGGCGAAATACTATACCGGATATCTTTTGAGCATGACAAGAGCGTTGGAATCTGCTGTACATAGTTGCCGGTTTGATACAGCTTTGCTGAAAAAGACCTTTCGCCAGGTTTATGAATCAGAGTTCTATCAGACAGCAAAAAAATATGAATACAGATTTTCCGGAAGCCTTTTAGACCGTATAGTATACGCCTTGTTTCGCCGACAGTATTTTGGCATGTTGATTTATTTACTCAGATTTGAAAAACGTTTGTTGGACATATGTAGAACGGGTGAAAACGTATGA
- a CDS encoding CpsD/CapB family tyrosine-protein kinase → MANINIDTMTKLSFRVSEAYKSLRTNITFCGKDCRVIAITSCTPNEGKSNVSLNLAASLAETGKKVLFIDADLRKSVLIGRLGVTEKIVGLTNYITGQCEFKEIVCTTNYPSLHIIFPGPEPPNPAELLGSEAFSDMLGHMRENYDYVIIDTPPLGNVIDSAVIAKECDGAAIVIAADAVSYKFVRKVKEQIERSQCRLLGVILNKVSLNEKGYYGKYYGNYYGKD, encoded by the coding sequence ATGGCTAATATAAATATCGATACAATGACAAAGCTTTCTTTTCGCGTAAGCGAGGCATATAAGTCGCTGCGAACAAATATTACATTTTGTGGAAAAGATTGCCGGGTAATTGCGATAACCAGTTGTACTCCGAACGAGGGGAAAAGTAATGTTTCATTGAATCTGGCAGCATCACTTGCAGAAACCGGAAAAAAGGTTCTGTTTATTGATGCGGATCTTCGGAAATCGGTACTGATTGGACGCCTTGGCGTTACTGAAAAAATTGTCGGTCTGACTAATTATATTACCGGGCAATGTGAATTTAAAGAAATTGTATGTACAACCAATTACCCTTCATTACATATTATTTTTCCCGGTCCGGAACCGCCAAATCCGGCAGAACTACTCGGAAGTGAAGCTTTTTCAGACATGCTGGGTCATATGCGGGAGAACTATGATTATGTGATTATTGATACGCCTCCGCTGGGAAATGTGATTGATAGCGCGGTAATCGCAAAGGAGTGCGACGGGGCAGCGATTGTTATCGCTGCAGATGCTGTCAGCTATAAATTTGTCAGAAAAGTAAAGGAACAGATTGAGCGTTCCCAATGTCGGCTCCTTGGAGTGATCTTGAATAAAGTCAGCCTAAATGAAAAGGGATATTACGGAAAATATTATGGAAATTATTACGGAAAAGATTAA
- a CDS encoding LytR C-terminal domain-containing protein: MRKWLWTVFLLFICIAGIAASLYLYKQDDRQGPVITVESENVTYYAGGDTSVLLKGVTAMDETDGDLTENIMIEAIYPSADGTSAEIIYAVMDKSNNVTKAKRNVKYVDESQQTQGETDAGGQIKETEPQITETQEASEKAEAVGRESELKEAKLAIINGSNVAGVAAMLQERFREEGFQNISIGSYQGQIEETVIYTENVELGELLKEYFPEANIENEMVSSGIDISVTLMDACIIVGQTDAEKL, from the coding sequence ATGAGAAAATGGTTGTGGACAGTATTCTTGCTTTTTATTTGTATAGCAGGGATAGCGGCTTCTCTTTATCTGTATAAACAAGACGACCGGCAGGGACCTGTTATTACAGTAGAATCAGAAAATGTTACATATTATGCAGGTGGCGATACGTCGGTTTTATTGAAGGGAGTAACGGCGATGGATGAGACAGACGGAGATCTGACCGAAAATATTATGATAGAAGCAATCTATCCGTCAGCGGATGGGACGTCTGCGGAGATTATTTATGCAGTAATGGATAAAAGCAATAATGTGACAAAAGCAAAAAGAAATGTGAAATATGTGGATGAGAGCCAACAGACTCAAGGCGAAACAGATGCGGGTGGACAGATTAAAGAAACGGAACCGCAGATAACGGAGACGCAGGAGGCATCGGAGAAAGCGGAAGCTGTCGGGCGGGAAAGTGAGCTGAAAGAAGCAAAGCTGGCAATTATTAACGGCAGTAATGTGGCGGGAGTAGCGGCTATGTTACAGGAAAGGTTCCGTGAGGAAGGGTTTCAGAATATTTCAATCGGAAGCTATCAGGGGCAGATAGAAGAGACTGTTATTTATACGGAAAATGTGGAATTAGGGGAATTGCTGAAGGAGTATTTTCCAGAAGCGAATATCGAAAATGAAATGGTATCTTCCGGTATCGACATTTCGGTAACGCTTATGGATGCCTGCATTATAGTCGGGCAGACGGATGCAGAAAAACTGTAA
- a CDS encoding DUF4422 domain-containing protein, translating into MEGSVKIIVATHKKYWMPDDAMYLPVFVGAEGKKEMLSASEEFSGYAMDNDGENISELNAGFCELTGLYWAWKNLNTDYIGLVHYRRHFCMRRSKNTFDCVLKYEDIRKLPGEIQIVVPKKRHYYIETLYSHYKHTHYAAHLEETRKIICEKYPEYFRSYERVLRQSSGHMFNMMIMKRGLLDIYCTWLFPILFELKRRVHMPEHSEFQGRFYGRVSEILFNVWLDYQIKEGIVKKSDIKELSWIFMEKTNYRKKVCSFLKAKFFGKKYEHSF; encoded by the coding sequence ATGGAAGGATCAGTTAAAATTATCGTAGCAACGCATAAAAAATACTGGATGCCAGACGATGCGATGTATCTTCCGGTATTTGTTGGTGCAGAAGGAAAAAAAGAGATGCTGTCCGCTTCCGAAGAATTTTCCGGATACGCAATGGATAATGACGGAGAGAATATTTCAGAGTTAAATGCTGGTTTCTGTGAACTGACAGGTCTGTATTGGGCATGGAAAAATCTGAATACGGATTACATTGGACTGGTGCATTACAGACGCCATTTTTGTATGCGAAGATCAAAAAATACGTTTGATTGTGTTCTGAAATATGAAGATATCAGGAAACTGCCTGGTGAAATTCAGATAGTTGTTCCGAAAAAACGTCATTATTACATAGAAACATTGTACAGCCATTATAAACATACGCACTATGCGGCTCACTTAGAGGAAACCCGTAAGATTATCTGTGAAAAGTACCCGGAATATTTTCGAAGCTATGAGAGGGTTCTGCGGCAGTCGTCCGGACATATGTTCAATATGATGATTATGAAACGAGGACTTCTGGATATATATTGTACATGGCTTTTTCCCATACTGTTTGAACTGAAGAGACGGGTGCATATGCCGGAGCATTCAGAGTTTCAGGGACGGTTTTACGGAAGAGTAAGTGAAATATTATTTAATGTGTGGCTGGATTATCAAATAAAAGAAGGAATTGTTAAAAAATCAGATATTAAAGAACTTTCATGGATTTTTATGGAAAAAACAAATTATCGGAAGAAGGTATGTTCCTTTTTGAAGGCGAAATTTTTTGGGAAAAAGTATGAGCACAGCTTTTAG
- a CDS encoding glycosyltransferase: MKEIIFITPDLANGGAERVTAILAEELARQSIRVYLGFMKDSKKAYDVSERVQILYFFSESKVKPVQIAKKIIRLRRFLKQHQEASVVAMLPFETLYTHIACIGLPNRTVFSLRNDPKNMKGISGGIIRNIIYVKADRIVFQTETAKAFFSKRIQEHSCVIPNPVSKGLPAPYTGERKKEIVSVGRLEPQKNHTLLLEAFADIHRKHPDWKLVIYGQGSLLNNLKELCRKLGIFNDVQFRGFISDIPEHIAQSGMFVLASDYEGISNAMLEAMAMGIPCICTDCPAGGARMMIKDHKNGILVPVGEKSCLARAMLELIENPSLADTLSEEAVKIRDTLSVGKIAEKWRELL; encoded by the coding sequence ATGAAAGAGATTATATTTATAACACCGGATCTGGCGAACGGCGGGGCAGAACGAGTTACGGCAATTCTCGCGGAGGAATTGGCGCGTCAGAGCATTCGTGTCTATTTAGGTTTTATGAAGGATTCTAAAAAAGCGTATGATGTTTCAGAGCGGGTACAGATTTTGTATTTTTTTTCGGAAAGTAAAGTAAAACCGGTGCAGATAGCAAAGAAGATTATCCGGCTACGCAGATTCCTGAAGCAGCACCAGGAAGCGTCAGTTGTTGCAATGCTGCCATTTGAAACCTTGTATACGCATATTGCATGTATAGGGCTGCCGAACAGAACGGTATTTTCTTTGCGGAATGATCCGAAAAATATGAAAGGCATATCCGGCGGCATTATCAGAAACATAATATACGTAAAAGCAGACAGGATTGTGTTTCAGACGGAGACTGCAAAAGCCTTTTTTTCAAAAAGAATTCAGGAGCATAGCTGTGTGATACCAAATCCGGTCAGCAAAGGGCTGCCTGCTCCGTACACGGGAGAAAGGAAGAAAGAGATTGTTTCAGTAGGCAGGCTGGAGCCTCAGAAGAATCATACGCTTCTTCTGGAAGCATTTGCAGATATTCACCGCAAGCATCCTGACTGGAAGCTGGTCATATATGGACAGGGGTCGCTTCTTAATAATCTAAAAGAATTATGCAGGAAACTGGGTATTTTCAATGATGTACAGTTTCGCGGTTTTATTTCCGATATTCCGGAGCATATTGCGCAAAGCGGAATGTTTGTTCTGGCATCAGACTATGAGGGAATTTCCAACGCAATGTTGGAAGCAATGGCGATGGGAATACCCTGCATCTGCACAGACTGCCCGGCGGGCGGAGCTCGGATGATGATAAAAGATCATAAAAATGGAATTTTGGTGCCGGTGGGAGAAAAAAGCTGTCTGGCGAGGGCCATGCTGGAGCTTATCGAAAATCCCTCCCTTGCGGACACTTTATCAGAAGAAGCAGTAAAAATACGTGACACATTGTCGGTCGGGAAGATTGCGGAGAAATGGAGGGAGCTGCTGTGA
- a CDS encoding glycosyltransferase — MIVLGQEYNRQIHEIEQASRTVILNNAVIVPQIHTEWKECLQVLFLGVLIKRKGVSDLLDAIRLLKERGKLKSVHFVIAGSGPEEEALKKQAEDTSITDAVSFVGWIEGEKKMRLLAKSHILVLPSYNEGLPVAILEAMSYGMPVVASAVGDVPEAVIHGYNGYLIKPGDTGELANDLEKMMDREHFLKLSENARQLVIDKFSDKQYFHTLTELFFRTEKRKRL, encoded by the coding sequence ATGATAGTTCTCGGACAGGAATACAACAGACAGATTCATGAGATAGAACAAGCCAGTAGAACGGTTATTCTGAATAATGCAGTTATTGTTCCGCAAATACATACAGAATGGAAAGAATGTCTGCAGGTCTTATTTCTTGGGGTATTGATTAAGAGAAAAGGCGTTTCTGATTTGCTGGATGCAATTCGGCTTCTGAAGGAGAGAGGAAAGCTGAAATCGGTACATTTTGTGATTGCGGGAAGCGGACCGGAAGAAGAAGCGCTGAAAAAACAGGCGGAGGACACCAGTATTACAGATGCGGTTTCCTTCGTCGGCTGGATAGAAGGAGAAAAAAAGATGAGATTGCTGGCAAAAAGTCACATACTGGTTCTGCCTTCTTACAATGAGGGGCTGCCGGTAGCAATATTGGAAGCCATGAGCTATGGTATGCCGGTGGTGGCTTCGGCAGTAGGAGATGTACCGGAAGCGGTGATACATGGATATAACGGATATCTGATAAAGCCCGGAGATACCGGAGAGCTGGCAAATGACCTGGAGAAAATGATGGATAGAGAACACTTCCTGAAATTGTCAGAAAATGCAAGACAACTGGTAATTGATAAATTTTCTGATAAACAGTATTTTCATACGCTGACAGAACTTTTTTTTCGTACAGAAAAAAGAAAGAGATTATAG
- a CDS encoding YveK family protein, translating to MEENTSYTNEIEFDLKAIFTAVRDRIFLLILVAAAGMIITYLCSRVFITPTYDSTTKIYVLNRQNSDAAAITYSDLQSATQLTKDYMELVTTRPVLEAVISALELENISYEELADKISVSTATDGRIISIRATDENPQEAKAIADEVRNAVSAQIIKVMDVEAVNVVEEANLPEKKARPANIKNAVIGGTVALLVALVIILIQTVMDDRIKNADDVQNYLGVSVLGTIPMDEKKQRRKQVKKKKAKKKF from the coding sequence ATGGAAGAGAATACAAGCTATACAAATGAGATTGAATTTGATTTAAAAGCAATATTCACTGCAGTAAGAGACAGGATTTTTCTGCTTATTCTGGTTGCCGCTGCCGGAATGATCATTACTTATCTTTGTTCAAGGGTTTTTATTACGCCAACTTATGACTCTACAACTAAAATCTATGTTCTGAACAGGCAGAACTCAGATGCTGCAGCTATTACATACAGTGATTTGCAGAGCGCGACACAGCTCACAAAGGATTATATGGAGCTTGTAACTACACGTCCTGTACTGGAAGCGGTAATATCTGCTCTTGAACTGGAAAATATTTCTTATGAAGAGCTGGCGGATAAAATCAGTGTTTCAACAGCAACAGATGGTCGTATTATTTCCATACGGGCTACAGATGAAAATCCGCAGGAGGCGAAAGCGATTGCAGATGAGGTACGGAATGCGGTATCGGCGCAGATTATTAAAGTAATGGATGTGGAAGCGGTAAATGTGGTGGAGGAGGCAAATCTTCCGGAGAAAAAGGCGCGGCCGGCAAATATAAAAAATGCTGTGATTGGTGGTACTGTCGCATTGCTGGTAGCGCTTGTGATAATTCTTATACAGACGGTAATGGATGATCGTATTAAAAATGCGGATGATGTGCAGAATTATCTGGGAGTCAGCGTATTGGGGACCATTCCTATGGATGAAAAAAAACAGCGCAGGAAACAGGTAAAGAAGAAAAAAGCGAAAAAGAAATTCTGA
- a CDS encoding O-antigen ligase family protein: protein MGKFELWMIILWLYGAASSFWSIDASNAYGVLWNLLKTMLACFMIRPRLNSRRRIDRVLALLLAALVYMLLLLVVRTPASAWGTERIGEVIGQHSNEIGRLASLGALLSFYFMTRKNKISVSYAIPFMAFIMTGFMTGSKNAILIIIFQLAAYWILISKSWIKIFEIAFVAVGCVFIYWLIMNNQMLYQLVGIRVERMLNLFISGENVDGSTSERLYFIRTAWQLFKAHPVFGIGMNNFSAYLASIGYSNPVYSHCGFLELLSTLGIPGFCVYYSMHFRIAAGLCRPALKRDKMAAVLLALCLRVLLFDVSTISMYTYNMYITLMIAYCFMLKKEEKNGLHAETAAKKEGKRCGDGQCTDSCI, encoded by the coding sequence ATGGGAAAATTTGAGCTGTGGATGATTATACTATGGCTGTACGGCGCAGCATCCTCATTCTGGAGCATTGATGCATCGAATGCATATGGCGTTCTCTGGAATCTTCTGAAAACAATGCTGGCATGTTTTATGATACGTCCGCGGCTGAACAGTCGAAGGAGAATAGACCGTGTACTTGCATTGCTGTTAGCAGCGCTTGTTTATATGCTATTATTACTGGTTGTCCGGACACCAGCTTCCGCATGGGGAACTGAACGGATCGGAGAGGTAATCGGACAGCATTCGAATGAGATTGGGAGACTGGCTTCGCTGGGAGCGTTGCTTTCCTTTTATTTTATGACCAGGAAAAACAAAATATCTGTTTCTTATGCAATACCATTTATGGCATTTATTATGACCGGATTTATGACCGGGTCTAAAAATGCGATTTTAATTATTATTTTTCAACTTGCAGCGTACTGGATACTGATATCGAAGAGCTGGATAAAAATATTTGAGATTGCGTTTGTTGCAGTGGGATGTGTTTTCATTTATTGGCTAATCATGAATAATCAGATGTTGTATCAGCTTGTCGGCATCAGGGTGGAACGGATGCTTAACCTGTTTATAAGCGGCGAAAACGTGGATGGCAGCACTTCGGAGAGACTGTATTTTATCAGAACTGCATGGCAGTTGTTTAAAGCGCATCCTGTTTTTGGAATCGGAATGAACAATTTTTCTGCATACCTGGCGTCCATTGGCTATTCAAATCCGGTATACAGCCATTGCGGGTTTTTGGAGTTACTGTCAACGCTGGGCATTCCCGGGTTCTGCGTTTATTATAGTATGCATTTCAGGATTGCTGCAGGATTATGCAGACCAGCATTGAAAAGAGATAAAATGGCGGCGGTTCTTCTGGCACTGTGCCTGCGGGTACTGTTGTTTGATGTTTCCACGATCAGTATGTATACCTATAATATGTACATTACGCTAATGATTGCGTATTGTTTTATGCTGAAGAAAGAGGAAAAAAACGGATTGCATGCGGAAACAGCGGCAAAAAAGGAGGGAAAGCGGTGTGGCGACGGTCAGTGTACTGATTCCTGTATATAA
- the pssD gene encoding PssD/Cps14F family polysaccharide biosynthesis glycosyltransferase, producing MKKVCFICSAGGHLEQIRQLQPIANTYDCFYVTVKTKATEHIKERKYFSDDLNRKSKFAGIISICRMFFQQMKIFLLEKPDAIITTGAAVAIPMCIIGHFFKKKVIYIESYARMNSVNRSGKVIYRVADLFIVQWQELLRYYPKAVYGGCIY from the coding sequence ATGAAAAAGGTATGCTTTATCTGCAGCGCGGGTGGGCATCTGGAACAGATCCGGCAGCTGCAGCCTATTGCAAACACTTATGACTGCTTTTATGTGACGGTGAAAACAAAGGCTACAGAGCATATAAAAGAAAGAAAATATTTTTCAGATGACTTGAATCGTAAATCAAAATTCGCTGGAATTATCAGCATATGCCGTATGTTCTTTCAGCAGATGAAGATTTTCCTTCTGGAAAAGCCGGATGCGATTATTACAACAGGAGCTGCCGTTGCAATTCCGATGTGCATAATCGGTCATTTCTTTAAAAAGAAAGTAATTTATATCGAAAGTTATGCGCGTATGAACAGTGTAAACCGGTCCGGAAAAGTAATTTACAGAGTTGCGGATTTGTTTATTGTTCAGTGGCAGGAATTGCTGCGGTATTATCCGAAAGCAGTTTACGGGGGGTGTATTTATTGA
- a CDS encoding NAD-dependent epimerase/dehydratase family protein, which produces MEHVSLELSGKTILVTGAAGFIGFSLIRRLCDSAADIRVIGIDNMNSYYDVSLKEARLRKLKEQKAFRFLRGDIADKSFVEKIFSEYHPQIVVNLAAQAGVRYSIENPEAYISSNIVGFYNILEGCRHSYHSGGVEHLVYASSSSVYGANQKIPYATDDNTDYPVSLYAATKKSDELLAHAYAKLYDIPSTGLRFFTVYGPWGRPDMAYFSFTEKLRSGQKIPIFNHGHCMRDFTYIDDIVEGIVRVVQKAPSRKKGKDGLPVPPCDLYNLGNGHPENLLDFADTLQQELIRAGVLPAVDNFEKCREFKAMQPGDVAVTYADTVPFERTFGFKPSTSLRDGLRKFAEWYGDFYGRIS; this is translated from the coding sequence ATGGAACATGTCAGTCTGGAATTGAGCGGTAAAACAATTCTTGTTACCGGGGCGGCAGGCTTTATTGGTTTTAGCCTGATCCGGCGGCTGTGTGACAGCGCAGCAGATATCCGGGTGATTGGGATTGATAATATGAACAGTTATTATGACGTTTCACTGAAAGAGGCCAGGTTGAGAAAGCTGAAAGAACAGAAAGCTTTCCGGTTTTTGCGGGGGGATATTGCAGACAAATCATTTGTAGAAAAGATTTTTTCCGAATATCACCCGCAGATTGTAGTAAATCTGGCTGCGCAGGCAGGGGTGCGCTATTCTATTGAGAATCCGGAGGCATATATTTCCTCAAATATAGTGGGGTTCTATAACATCCTGGAAGGTTGTCGGCACTCGTATCATTCGGGTGGCGTGGAACATCTGGTTTACGCATCCAGTTCATCGGTTTATGGGGCGAATCAGAAAATACCTTATGCCACGGATGATAATACGGATTATCCGGTTTCGCTTTACGCAGCAACAAAAAAATCAGATGAGCTGCTTGCGCACGCATACGCAAAGCTATATGATATACCGTCTACCGGTTTGCGCTTTTTTACGGTATATGGTCCCTGGGGAAGACCTGATATGGCATATTTCAGTTTTACGGAAAAGCTGCGCAGCGGTCAGAAGATACCGATTTTCAATCATGGGCACTGTATGCGGGATTTCACTTATATTGATGATATTGTAGAGGGGATTGTGCGGGTCGTACAGAAAGCGCCCTCCCGGAAAAAAGGAAAAGACGGGCTGCCTGTTCCGCCATGTGACCTCTATAATCTGGGAAATGGACATCCGGAAAATCTGCTTGATTTTGCGGATACGCTTCAGCAGGAGCTGATTCGCGCGGGTGTGCTGCCGGCTGTTGATAATTTTGAAAAATGCAGGGAATTTAAGGCGATGCAGCCAGGGGATGTTGCAGTTACCTATGCGGATACCGTGCCATTTGAGAGAACATTTGGATTTAAACCATCGACCTCCCTGCGCGACGGGTTGCGGAAATTTGCAGAGTGGTATGGGGATTTCTATGGAAGGATCAGTTAA
- the pssE gene encoding PssE/Cps14G family polysaccharide biosynthesis glycosyltransferase, giving the protein MYLLILVTAGGVREFRFDRLFRIIDELCGEGILRGEEIIAQRGYSTYQPKNYKTFDFIEADEFKRLVSGAAFIISHAGTGTVVPAVKAGKKIILFPRLKEYHEHLDNHQLEICSLFLKKRYALVARNKRELTDCISKIGSFTPEAFVSDNSRIVRLIMSCIEENREV; this is encoded by the coding sequence GTGTATTTATTGATTCTGGTAACAGCAGGCGGTGTCCGGGAATTTCGGTTTGACAGGCTTTTTCGGATTATAGATGAATTGTGCGGGGAAGGAATCCTGCGGGGCGAAGAAATTATTGCGCAGCGCGGATATAGTACGTATCAACCGAAAAACTACAAAACGTTTGATTTTATTGAAGCCGATGAATTCAAAAGACTGGTCAGCGGCGCCGCCTTTATCATCTCTCATGCGGGCACGGGAACCGTTGTTCCGGCTGTGAAGGCCGGGAAGAAGATTATTTTATTTCCGAGATTAAAGGAATATCATGAACATCTGGACAATCATCAGCTTGAAATTTGCAGTCTTTTTTTAAAAAAACGTTATGCACTGGTGGCAAGAAATAAGAGAGAACTGACGGATTGCATATCTAAAATTGGGAGCTTTACGCCCGAAGCGTTTGTTTCAGATAACAGCAGAATAGTTCGACTGATCATGTCATGTATTGAGGAAAACAGGGAAGTGTAA